Proteins from a genomic interval of Pseudomonas anuradhapurensis:
- the ruvA gene encoding Holliday junction branch migration protein RuvA produces the protein MIGRLRGTLAEKQPPHLIIDVNGVGYELEVPMTTLYRLPKVGESVTVHTHLVVREDAHLLYGFAEKRERELFRELIRLNGVGPKLALALMSGLEVDELVRCVQAQDTSALVRVPGVGKKTAERLLVELKDRFKAWETSPAMFTLVSDGPLPVSSSSTAEADAVSALVSLGYKPQEASKAIAAIKDKAGLSSEELIRRSLKGMITK, from the coding sequence GTGATTGGACGTTTGCGCGGCACCCTGGCGGAGAAACAGCCGCCGCACCTGATTATCGACGTCAACGGCGTGGGTTACGAGCTGGAAGTGCCGATGACCACGCTGTACCGTCTGCCCAAGGTGGGCGAAAGCGTCACCGTGCACACCCACCTGGTGGTGCGCGAAGACGCCCACCTGCTCTACGGTTTTGCCGAAAAGCGCGAGCGCGAGCTGTTCCGTGAGCTCATCCGCCTCAATGGCGTGGGGCCGAAGCTGGCGCTGGCGCTGATGTCCGGCCTGGAAGTCGACGAGCTGGTGCGCTGTGTGCAGGCCCAGGACACGTCGGCGTTGGTGCGCGTGCCGGGGGTCGGCAAGAAGACCGCCGAACGCCTGCTGGTCGAACTCAAGGACCGCTTCAAGGCCTGGGAAACCTCGCCAGCCATGTTCACCCTGGTCTCCGATGGGCCGCTGCCGGTCAGCAGCAGCTCCACGGCCGAGGCTGATGCCGTCAGCGCCCTGGTTTCGCTGGGCTACAAGCCGCAGGAAGCCAGCAAGGCGATCGCCGCGATCAAGGACAAGGCTGGCCTGAGCAGTGAAGAGCTGATCCGCCGCAGCCTGAAAGGGATGATTACCAAGTGA
- the ruvC gene encoding crossover junction endodeoxyribonuclease RuvC, whose product MTLILGIDPGSRITGYGVVRQTARGCEYVASGCIRTGSGELHERLQIVFRGVSEIISQHGPVTMGIERVFMARNADSALKLGQARGAAIVAAAEAGLEIAEYSATQVKQAVAGTGGANKEQVMMMVMHLLKLTQKPQIDASDALAIALCHAHTRSSLVPHGLATARRRGGRLRL is encoded by the coding sequence ATGACTCTGATTCTTGGTATCGACCCCGGCTCGCGCATCACCGGCTATGGCGTGGTACGCCAGACCGCCCGTGGTTGCGAGTACGTGGCGTCGGGCTGCATCCGCACCGGCAGCGGCGAGTTGCACGAGCGGCTGCAGATCGTTTTTCGCGGTGTCAGTGAAATCATCAGCCAGCACGGCCCGGTGACCATGGGCATCGAGCGGGTGTTCATGGCCCGCAACGCCGATTCGGCGCTCAAGCTCGGCCAGGCCCGTGGCGCGGCCATCGTCGCTGCCGCCGAAGCCGGCCTGGAAATCGCCGAGTACAGCGCCACCCAGGTCAAGCAGGCGGTAGCCGGCACCGGCGGGGCCAACAAGGAACAGGTGATGATGATGGTCATGCACCTGCTGAAACTGACGCAAAAGCCGCAGATCGACGCCTCCGACGCCCTGGCCATCGCCCTGTGCCATGCGCATACCCGCTCCAGCCTGGTGCCGCACGGCCTGGCCACGGCGCGGCGACGCGGCGGGCGCTTGCGTCTGTAG
- a CDS encoding YebC/PmpR family DNA-binding transcriptional regulator, with protein sequence MAGHSKWANIKHRKERQDAKRGKIFTKWIRELTVAAKQGGPDPASNPRLRLALDKALGANMSRDIIDRAVARGAGTNESDNVEELSYEGYGPGGVAIMVEAMTDNRNRTAAAVRHAFAKCGGNLGTDGSVAYLFERKGQISFAPGVEEDALMEAAMEADADDVVANDDGSFEVFTSFNSFYAVRNALEEAGFKAADAEIVMQPTTSAELDQDGAEKVLKLIDMLEDLDDVQNVYSNAQISDEIMENLG encoded by the coding sequence ATGGCTGGTCATTCCAAGTGGGCGAACATCAAGCACCGCAAAGAGCGCCAGGATGCCAAGAGAGGCAAGATCTTCACCAAGTGGATCCGCGAGCTGACGGTCGCCGCCAAGCAGGGCGGCCCTGACCCGGCCTCCAACCCGCGCCTGCGCCTGGCGCTGGACAAGGCGCTGGGCGCCAACATGAGCCGCGACATCATCGACCGCGCCGTGGCCCGTGGTGCTGGCACCAACGAAAGCGACAACGTCGAAGAGCTCAGCTACGAAGGCTACGGCCCGGGCGGCGTGGCGATCATGGTCGAGGCCATGACCGACAACCGTAACCGCACGGCCGCTGCCGTGCGCCATGCGTTTGCCAAGTGTGGCGGCAACCTCGGCACCGACGGTTCGGTGGCGTACCTGTTCGAGCGCAAGGGGCAGATCAGCTTTGCCCCCGGCGTGGAAGAAGATGCGCTGATGGAAGCGGCGATGGAAGCCGATGCCGATGACGTGGTGGCCAACGATGACGGCTCGTTCGAGGTGTTCACCTCGTTCAACAGCTTCTATGCCGTGCGCAATGCCCTGGAAGAGGCGGGGTTCAAGGCCGCTGACGCGGAAATCGTCATGCAGCCCACCACCAGCGCCGAACTTGACCAGGACGGTGCCGAGAAGGTGCTCAAGCTGATCGACATGCTCGAAGACCTGGATGACGTACAGAACGTCTACTCCAATGCCCAGATTTCCGATGAGATCATGGAAAACCTCGGCTAA
- the ruvB gene encoding Holliday junction branch migration DNA helicase RuvB gives MIEADRLIAASGRDREEVQDRAIRPLRLDEYIGQPVVREQMALFIQAARGRSESLDHTLIFGPPGLGKTTLANIIAQEMGVSVKSTSGPILERPGDLAAMLTNLEPHDVLFIDEIHRLSPVVEEVLYPAMEDFQLDIMIGEGPAARSIKLDLPPFTLVGATTRAGMLTNPLRDRFGIVQRLEFYSDRDLATIVSRSAGILGLAIEDQGAYEIARRARGTPRIANRLLRRVRDYAEVRGKGQITKAVADMALNLLDVDERGFDHSDRRLLLTMIEKFDGGPVGVDNLAAAISEERHTIEDVLEPYLIQQGYIMRTPRGRVVTRHAYLHFGLNVPGRLGEGGDFSETGDD, from the coding sequence GTGATCGAAGCCGACCGCCTGATCGCCGCCAGTGGCCGCGACCGTGAAGAAGTCCAGGACCGTGCGATCCGCCCGCTGCGGCTGGACGAGTACATCGGCCAGCCGGTGGTACGCGAGCAGATGGCGCTGTTCATCCAGGCCGCCCGTGGCCGCAGCGAGTCGCTTGACCATACCCTGATCTTCGGCCCGCCGGGTCTCGGCAAGACCACCCTGGCCAACATCATCGCCCAGGAAATGGGCGTGTCGGTCAAGAGCACCTCGGGGCCGATCCTCGAGCGCCCGGGCGACCTGGCGGCCATGCTGACCAACCTCGAGCCGCACGACGTGCTGTTCATCGACGAGATCCACCGCCTGTCACCAGTCGTCGAAGAAGTGCTGTACCCGGCAATGGAAGACTTCCAGCTGGACATCATGATCGGCGAAGGGCCGGCGGCCCGCTCGATCAAGCTCGACCTGCCACCGTTCACCCTGGTCGGGGCCACCACCCGTGCCGGCATGCTCACCAACCCGCTGCGCGACCGCTTCGGTATCGTCCAGCGCCTGGAGTTCTACAGCGACAGGGACCTGGCCACCATCGTCAGTCGTTCGGCCGGCATCCTCGGCCTGGCCATCGAGGACCAGGGCGCCTACGAGATCGCCCGCCGGGCCCGTGGCACGCCGCGTATTGCCAACCGCCTGCTGCGCCGCGTGCGCGACTACGCCGAGGTGCGCGGCAAGGGCCAGATCACCAAGGCCGTGGCCGACATGGCGCTCAACCTGCTGGACGTCGACGAGCGCGGTTTCGACCATTCCGACCGCCGCCTGCTGCTGACCATGATCGAGAAATTCGACGGTGGCCCGGTGGGGGTGGACAACCTGGCCGCCGCCATCAGCGAAGAGCGTCATACCATCGAGGATGTGCTCGAACCGTACCTGATCCAGCAAGGCTACATCATGCGTACCCCGCGTGGCCGTGTGGTTACCCGGC